In Fodinibius saliphilus, a genomic segment contains:
- a CDS encoding DUF1499 domain-containing protein produces the protein MAILGSLLTIGCGSQSRDIPSDIPLAENPLPDCPGSPNCIRTTKVFEVPADKLFSIAMDSLCEMNPKKLIIPQEKYTIKSVFKVMFFNDDMTIKLTPRDSATTLVHLRSASRVGQSDLGVNRRRVNTFIKNLQNQLAIPKDEITSHLNNGQ, from the coding sequence ATGGCTATTCTTGGATCGCTTTTAACCATTGGATGTGGGTCACAGTCTCGAGATATCCCCAGTGATATACCACTGGCAGAAAACCCCCTACCAGACTGTCCGGGTTCACCTAACTGTATTCGTACTACTAAGGTTTTTGAGGTTCCTGCTGATAAACTTTTTTCTATTGCAATGGATTCCCTCTGTGAAATGAATCCCAAGAAACTGATCATTCCCCAAGAGAAGTATACCATCAAGAGTGTTTTCAAGGTTATGTTTTTCAATGATGATATGACGATAAAACTCACTCCAAGAGATTCAGCAACAACTTTGGTACACTTGCGCAGTGCCAGTCGGGTGGGACAAAGTGATTTGGGGGTAAACAGGCGAAGGGTGAATACATTTATTAAGAACCTCCAAAACCAGCTTGCAATTCCCAAAGACGAGATAACGAGTCACCTAAACAATGGCCAGTGA
- a CDS encoding amidohydrolase family protein, giving the protein MRKLLSPLFVFLLISSAYAQDEEKGWDVNDPGGAHTEIEFSTTEGTWMNIDVSPDGEQIVFDMLGDIYIMSIDGGEAKVLRENLAYELQPRFSPDGSKISFTSDAGGGDNIWVMDKDGSDAHQVTDESFRLLNNAVWTSDGDYLIARKHYTSTRSLGAGELWMYHKSGGAGIQLVEKANDQQDLGQPYLSPDGRYVYYSQSVYPGGYFQYNKDPNSQIYVIKRYDRETGEVDRVTGGPGGAISPTISPDGSKLAFIKRVRTKSVLYIRDMESGIEQPIYDDLSRDQQEAWAIFGPYTNIDWTPDSKKLVFWSHGKIRKIDVESRESEVIPFEADIKQEIYEAVTFKQNPAPEEFKAKAIRHAVTSPDGEYLIFNAAGYLWKKELPKGTPERLTAEQNFEFDPAFSPDGNKLVYVTWSDTKLGAIKTLNWKDNDAKPEQLTTRKGIFRNPSYSPDGSTLIYRRESGNNHQGFAYTTNPGVYTMSADGGEGELLFEGGSDAVYSSNGERVFYLGGGYLDNSYESVDLTGNDKRVHFTSKYSNNFVPSPDNKWIAFNHLFKVYVAPMPKAGTDIKLGPDTKAIPVAHVAEDAGMNLHWSADGQKLHWTLGQEYFSVEVQDTFAFLDGNSDTELPLDYKDGLDIDLEIPLDKPEGVLAFTNARVITMDKDRSVIKNGTVIVAGNRIETVGKSSEIDISSDAKVIDVKGKTVMPGIVDVHAHIGNFRQGLSPQQQWEYFANLAYGVTTAHDPSSNTDMIFSQAEAIKAGNMVGPRIFSTGHILYGADAEFKAPINSYEDAKSAIERTKAYGAFSVKSYNQPRRNQRQQVIKAARELEVMVMPEGGSTFTHNMSMIMDGHTGIEHNIPIFPVYKDVHRFWSESNTGYTPTLVVNYGSVTGEYYWYQNTKVWEKDRLLSFTPRGVVDARSRHRKMIPQEEYEAGHIKSAEMAKNFLRNGVNVNLGAHGQLQGLGAHWELWMMHQGDMTNMEALQVATINGAQYLGMDHELGSVEEGKLADLIVIDGNPLEDIRATEHVTLTMVNGRLYDAATMNEIGLRNKDRMPFWWEQQGYPSDYDWHAQSHGHSRLQCGFGFQPTYLAE; this is encoded by the coding sequence ATGAGAAAACTTTTATCACCACTGTTTGTTTTTTTGTTAATCTCATCGGCCTATGCGCAAGATGAGGAGAAAGGCTGGGACGTCAATGATCCCGGTGGGGCCCATACGGAGATTGAATTTTCTACCACTGAAGGTACTTGGATGAATATCGATGTAAGTCCGGATGGCGAGCAGATTGTTTTTGATATGTTAGGTGATATCTACATCATGTCTATTGATGGTGGTGAAGCCAAGGTTTTACGCGAAAACTTGGCTTATGAACTTCAGCCACGCTTTAGTCCCGATGGTAGTAAGATCTCTTTTACCAGTGATGCTGGCGGAGGAGACAATATTTGGGTAATGGATAAGGATGGCTCAGATGCTCACCAAGTGACTGATGAAAGTTTTCGATTATTGAACAATGCGGTTTGGACGTCTGACGGTGATTACCTGATTGCGCGTAAACACTACACGTCAACAAGATCGTTGGGAGCAGGAGAGCTCTGGATGTATCATAAGTCCGGTGGGGCTGGTATTCAGTTAGTAGAGAAAGCTAATGACCAGCAAGATTTAGGGCAGCCGTACCTTTCGCCTGACGGACGTTATGTCTATTACAGTCAAAGTGTGTATCCCGGTGGATACTTTCAGTATAACAAAGATCCCAACAGCCAGATTTATGTGATTAAACGCTATGATCGCGAGACTGGTGAGGTCGATCGTGTTACAGGAGGGCCGGGAGGTGCTATTAGCCCGACTATTTCACCGGACGGTTCTAAATTGGCTTTTATTAAGCGGGTTCGAACGAAGAGTGTACTGTATATCCGAGATATGGAGTCGGGTATTGAGCAACCGATTTATGACGATTTGAGTAGAGATCAGCAGGAAGCATGGGCTATTTTTGGTCCTTATACGAATATCGATTGGACGCCCGACAGCAAAAAGCTGGTTTTCTGGTCACACGGGAAGATCCGAAAAATAGATGTGGAGAGTCGGGAATCAGAAGTAATCCCATTTGAGGCAGATATCAAGCAAGAAATTTATGAGGCAGTTACCTTTAAGCAGAACCCTGCACCTGAAGAATTTAAGGCCAAAGCCATTCGTCATGCGGTAACTTCTCCTGATGGGGAATACCTTATTTTTAATGCTGCCGGATATTTATGGAAGAAAGAGCTGCCGAAGGGAACACCGGAACGTTTGACCGCCGAGCAGAATTTTGAGTTTGATCCTGCTTTTTCTCCCGATGGCAATAAACTTGTATATGTAACTTGGAGTGATACCAAGCTTGGAGCTATCAAGACACTAAACTGGAAAGATAATGATGCCAAGCCGGAGCAATTGACGACTCGTAAAGGTATCTTCCGAAACCCATCCTATTCGCCGGATGGCAGTACGCTTATTTATAGACGTGAAAGCGGAAATAATCACCAGGGATTCGCGTATACCACGAACCCGGGCGTATATACTATGTCTGCAGACGGGGGAGAAGGAGAACTGCTGTTTGAAGGTGGTTCGGATGCTGTTTATAGTTCTAACGGTGAGCGTGTCTTTTATCTAGGCGGCGGATACCTTGATAATTCTTACGAAAGTGTAGATCTCACAGGTAACGATAAGCGTGTCCATTTCACATCGAAGTATTCCAACAACTTTGTGCCGAGCCCGGATAATAAATGGATAGCTTTCAATCATCTATTTAAAGTGTATGTTGCCCCGATGCCCAAGGCCGGAACTGATATTAAGTTGGGTCCCGATACAAAAGCTATTCCAGTGGCACATGTGGCTGAGGATGCAGGGATGAATCTGCACTGGTCTGCAGATGGACAAAAGTTACACTGGACTCTTGGACAGGAGTACTTTTCTGTAGAGGTACAGGATACCTTTGCGTTTTTGGATGGGAATTCAGACACAGAGTTACCTTTGGATTATAAAGACGGGCTGGATATTGATCTGGAAATTCCCCTGGATAAGCCGGAGGGGGTTTTAGCATTTACCAATGCACGGGTGATTACGATGGATAAAGATCGTAGTGTAATCAAAAATGGAACGGTGATCGTAGCTGGTAACCGTATTGAAACCGTTGGCAAAAGCAGTGAAATTGATATCTCATCAGATGCTAAGGTCATTGATGTAAAAGGAAAAACAGTGATGCCGGGTATTGTAGATGTACATGCTCATATTGGTAATTTCCGGCAGGGGCTAAGTCCGCAGCAACAGTGGGAATACTTTGCGAATTTGGCCTATGGTGTTACAACTGCTCATGATCCATCCTCAAATACAGATATGATCTTTTCTCAGGCTGAAGCAATTAAAGCAGGTAATATGGTAGGTCCACGCATCTTTTCAACCGGACATATTTTGTATGGGGCAGATGCCGAATTCAAAGCCCCCATCAACAGTTATGAAGATGCGAAATCTGCTATTGAGCGTACTAAAGCGTATGGTGCTTTCTCTGTGAAGAGTTATAACCAGCCCCGTCGAAACCAGCGTCAGCAGGTTATAAAAGCAGCACGTGAACTCGAAGTCATGGTTATGCCAGAGGGAGGATCGACCTTTACACACAATATGAGTATGATTATGGATGGGCATACAGGTATTGAGCATAATATTCCTATTTTCCCTGTTTATAAAGATGTGCATCGTTTTTGGAGTGAAAGTAACACCGGTTATACACCTACGCTGGTTGTAAACTATGGAAGTGTTACCGGTGAATATTACTGGTATCAGAATACAAAAGTGTGGGAGAAAGACCGTCTGTTGAGTTTTACACCTCGTGGTGTAGTAGATGCACGGTCGCGTCATCGCAAGATGATTCCACAAGAAGAGTATGAAGCAGGGCATATTAAAAGTGCCGAGATGGCCAAGAATTTCCTCCGTAACGGCGTAAATGTAAATCTTGGGGCACACGGACAGCTTCAGGGACTTGGAGCCCATTGGGAGCTTTGGATGATGCACCAGGGAGATATGACAAATATGGAAGCTCTACAGGTAGCTACTATTAACGGGGCACAATACTTGGGTATGGATCATGAGTTGGGCTCTGTTGAAGAAGGGAAACTTGCCGATCTTATTGTGATTGATGGAAATCCTCTGGAGGATATCCGAGCTACTGAGCATGTGACACTCACCATGGTAAATGGCCGTCTGTACGATGCTGCGACCATGAACGAGATTGGGTTGCGTAACAAGGATCGTATGCCATTTTGGTGGGAACAGCAGGGCTATCCATCCGATTACGATTGGCATGCCCAGAGTCACGGACACAGTCGCCTACAATGTGGATTTGGATTTCAACCAACCTATCTGGCAGAGTAG
- a CDS encoding cysteine desulfurase family protein, whose product MKTVYFDHAATTPVDERVLEAMTPYFTNQYGNANSPHQLGNNAKVAVEDARETIAEIIGAEPAEIIFTSGGTESDNTAIKGALNATAGSEIITSHLEHHAVVHTAEATKRDGGKPIYVESDSKGYIDPAKIEEAINDDTALVSLMHVNNEIGTINPIKEIGEICSNHDIPFHSDTVQSVGKIPVDVDELGLDFLSISGHKIYGPKGIGVFYMRHATPWLPWMHGGSQERRRRGGTLNVPGIIGLAKAMELAVNDMNEHKKHFQSLRKRLIAGLDDIFGNRYQINGDKENGVPHIINISFLDPEGEGLDGEMLLLNLDVEGICVSNGSACTSGAMEPSHVLDGIGLDNKTANSSIRLSLGKDNTADEIDYFLEKIELVINRMMSTAEA is encoded by the coding sequence ATGAAGACCGTTTATTTCGACCACGCTGCAACCACGCCGGTAGATGAGCGTGTACTTGAAGCGATGACCCCTTATTTTACGAACCAATATGGGAATGCGAATTCACCCCATCAGCTAGGCAATAACGCAAAAGTAGCTGTAGAAGATGCACGGGAAACCATTGCAGAAATAATCGGTGCAGAACCTGCTGAAATTATATTTACTAGCGGAGGAACAGAAAGTGATAATACCGCTATCAAAGGTGCTCTTAATGCCACCGCCGGGTCAGAGATCATCACCTCTCACCTTGAACACCATGCAGTGGTACATACGGCTGAAGCAACAAAAAGAGACGGAGGCAAGCCGATATATGTAGAATCTGACTCTAAGGGCTATATCGATCCTGCAAAAATAGAAGAAGCGATTAACGACGATACTGCTCTCGTTTCTTTGATGCATGTAAATAATGAGATTGGCACCATCAATCCAATTAAAGAAATTGGAGAAATTTGTAGTAACCACGACATCCCTTTTCATTCCGATACAGTACAAAGTGTTGGTAAAATTCCTGTGGATGTGGATGAACTGGGATTGGATTTCTTAAGCATAAGCGGTCACAAAATTTACGGGCCAAAAGGTATTGGCGTATTTTATATGCGTCATGCTACTCCTTGGTTGCCATGGATGCACGGCGGATCTCAAGAACGTCGTCGTCGTGGAGGCACCTTAAATGTTCCCGGCATTATTGGACTTGCAAAAGCTATGGAATTAGCCGTTAATGATATGAATGAACACAAGAAGCACTTCCAATCATTGCGTAAGCGTCTTATTGCAGGACTTGATGATATTTTTGGGAATAGATACCAAATAAATGGGGACAAAGAAAATGGCGTTCCTCATATTATCAATATTTCCTTCCTCGATCCCGAAGGTGAAGGGCTTGACGGGGAGATGCTGTTACTCAACCTCGATGTTGAAGGTATTTGTGTATCTAATGGCTCAGCCTGCACCTCAGGGGCAATGGAACCTTCACATGTACTCGATGGGATCGGTCTTGATAATAAAACAGCAAATTCAAGTATTCGCCTCAGTCTTGGCAAAGACAATACTGCAGATGAAATCGACTATTTTCTTGAAAAAATAGAGTTAGTCATTAACCGTATGATGTCAACTGCAGAAGCATGA
- a CDS encoding AMP-dependent synthetase/ligase, translating into MPTVVAFETLTELFLNLKKKYEGTQKTAFARKPTNDSDYETINWEQVSEDVQTMAAYLVRHGVEAGDRVAVLSENRYEWAVVDLALQLIGGINVSLYTSLPANQCEYILQDSEAKIFFVSTGIQLKKARQVFDNCEHLNQVIAFDTPNIESYLDDPYVKLYDEVMSEGLKAFPKLEEEIHDRSKSITPEDLATLIYTSGTTGKPKGVMLTHRNIVSNIKAAHQRIGINEDDRCLSFLPLCHSFERTAGYYAMMAGGAEIYYSESVDTVASNMTEAHPTIIISVPRLFEKIYNLVSKSIEEGTVIKKKIFEWAQNVGQKYADGKRGFVSVQKKLADKLVFDKLKERTGGRIRFFVSGGAALQAEIGQFFMAAGLHIIEGYGLTETSPVMCCNTYGDEKMGTVGKVLPGVTVAIQRLEDSKVIAELSGEDYPTNHSSEQGEILCKGPNVMKGYWKKEEATREMIDEEGYLHTGDVGKFEDGKLKITDRIKHMILNAGGKNIYPGPIEDMFKTSKWIDQLVVVGERQPYMAALIVPDFELLEEYAEEEGIEYDSMEELLEKEEIQNIYRKETRSRARELASHEKIRDFRLISNEFTVETGELTPTLKIKRRIVEDKYSHLIDDIFSD; encoded by the coding sequence ATGCCAACAGTTGTAGCTTTCGAAACGTTGACAGAATTATTTTTAAACCTAAAGAAGAAATATGAGGGCACACAAAAAACAGCTTTTGCCCGTAAGCCAACTAACGATTCCGATTACGAGACTATAAATTGGGAACAGGTTTCGGAAGATGTACAAACTATGGCGGCCTATCTTGTGCGGCACGGTGTTGAGGCTGGTGATAGAGTAGCAGTATTGAGTGAGAATCGTTATGAGTGGGCTGTAGTCGATTTGGCACTGCAACTTATCGGGGGGATAAATGTATCACTGTATACCTCGTTACCGGCTAATCAGTGTGAGTATATTTTGCAAGATTCTGAGGCTAAAATATTCTTTGTATCTACCGGTATTCAGTTAAAAAAGGCCCGCCAGGTTTTTGATAATTGTGAACATTTGAACCAGGTTATTGCTTTTGATACTCCCAATATCGAGAGTTATTTAGATGATCCCTATGTAAAGCTTTATGATGAAGTGATGAGCGAAGGGCTAAAAGCCTTTCCCAAGCTGGAAGAGGAAATCCACGATCGCAGTAAATCTATTACTCCCGAAGATTTGGCAACGCTTATTTATACCTCAGGTACTACCGGTAAACCAAAAGGAGTGATGCTTACACATCGCAATATTGTCAGTAATATAAAAGCTGCACACCAACGTATAGGTATTAACGAGGATGACCGTTGCCTTTCATTTTTACCCCTGTGTCATTCTTTTGAACGTACAGCGGGTTATTATGCAATGATGGCCGGTGGGGCTGAAATATATTATTCTGAAAGTGTGGATACTGTTGCAAGTAATATGACGGAAGCACATCCTACCATCATTATAAGTGTGCCTCGACTGTTTGAAAAGATCTATAATCTGGTGTCCAAAAGTATTGAAGAAGGCACAGTAATAAAGAAAAAGATTTTTGAGTGGGCTCAGAATGTTGGTCAAAAGTATGCCGATGGTAAACGGGGCTTTGTTTCAGTTCAAAAAAAGTTGGCCGACAAATTGGTATTTGATAAGCTAAAAGAACGTACCGGCGGACGTATTCGGTTTTTTGTCTCTGGTGGTGCAGCACTACAGGCCGAAATAGGCCAATTTTTTATGGCTGCCGGGCTCCATATTATTGAAGGATATGGACTTACCGAGACTTCTCCCGTAATGTGTTGTAATACCTATGGAGATGAAAAGATGGGAACGGTAGGAAAAGTACTGCCGGGGGTGACTGTAGCTATACAACGTCTAGAAGACAGTAAGGTTATTGCAGAACTAAGCGGAGAAGATTATCCTACCAATCACAGCTCTGAGCAGGGCGAAATTCTTTGCAAGGGTCCCAACGTAATGAAAGGGTACTGGAAAAAAGAGGAAGCTACCCGCGAGATGATCGATGAAGAGGGATATCTGCATACGGGGGATGTGGGCAAATTTGAAGACGGGAAGCTTAAAATTACTGATCGTATTAAGCATATGATCTTGAATGCCGGAGGTAAAAATATCTATCCGGGACCTATTGAAGATATGTTTAAAACTAGCAAGTGGATTGACCAATTGGTTGTTGTTGGGGAAAGACAACCATATATGGCAGCCCTGATTGTTCCTGATTTTGAGCTGCTGGAAGAATATGCCGAAGAAGAGGGGATCGAATATGATTCTATGGAAGAACTTCTGGAAAAAGAAGAGATCCAGAACATCTATCGTAAAGAAACGCGCAGCAGGGCTCGGGAACTTGCTTCCCATGAAAAGATTCGAGATTTTCGCTTGATTAGCAATGAATTTACGGTGGAAACAGGGGAATTAACCCCCACACTAAAGATTAAACGTCGTATTGTGGAAGATAAGTATAGCCATCTCATTGACGATATTTTTTCAGATTAG
- a CDS encoding TIGR00730 family Rossman fold protein: MSLKKRVCIYCGSKTGNNGSFTTKTKKLGHMLAANNIGLVYGGGSVGLMNEIANATLNRGGQVHGVIPQHLYDMEVAHEQLTALHITDTMHERKAMMAELSDAFIALPGGFGTFEELMEAITWKQLGIQHKTVILFNIEGYYDKLINFIDHSVDNGFITEQNRASLKIAENVDQCLSHLPFFNP, encoded by the coding sequence ATGAGTTTAAAAAAGAGAGTGTGCATTTACTGTGGTTCTAAAACCGGTAACAACGGTTCTTTTACCACAAAGACGAAAAAATTGGGCCATATGCTAGCAGCCAACAATATTGGATTGGTATATGGAGGCGGATCGGTGGGCCTCATGAACGAAATTGCCAATGCAACCCTAAACCGAGGTGGACAGGTCCACGGTGTTATACCGCAGCACCTTTATGATATGGAAGTGGCTCACGAACAGCTAACTGCTCTCCATATTACCGACACTATGCATGAACGTAAAGCAATGATGGCAGAACTCTCGGATGCCTTTATTGCCTTACCCGGAGGCTTTGGTACCTTCGAAGAACTTATGGAAGCCATCACCTGGAAACAGCTGGGAATCCAGCACAAAACTGTTATTCTTTTTAATATTGAGGGCTACTACGATAAATTAATTAACTTTATTGATCACTCGGTCGATAATGGCTTTATAACCGAACAAAATAGAGCCTCATTAAAAATAGCTGAAAATGTCGACCAGTGTTTATCGCATTTGCCATTTTTCAACCCATAA
- a CDS encoding GNAT family N-acetyltransferase translates to MIRLAQTEHLKAINNIYNQAVKDGLRTAHTDPLSIEERKRWFRNHSATLFPVFIYELDNDVIGWLSISPYRSDRQALDDIVEMSYYVDYNHHGEGIGTQLMEYGLDFCRSAPYRIVVAILIESNKASIKLLEKFDFVEGGRIPDAIHYQGQYQDHLYLYKKLNPATQ, encoded by the coding sequence ATGATCCGTCTTGCCCAAACCGAGCATCTTAAAGCGATCAATAATATCTATAACCAAGCGGTTAAAGATGGATTGCGGACTGCTCACACCGACCCTCTTTCTATCGAAGAACGAAAACGTTGGTTTCGTAATCACTCTGCTACCCTTTTCCCTGTTTTTATTTACGAACTGGATAACGATGTTATAGGTTGGTTATCGATTTCGCCCTATCGATCTGACCGTCAGGCTCTGGATGACATCGTAGAAATGAGTTATTATGTTGATTACAACCATCACGGTGAAGGTATTGGCACACAGCTTATGGAGTATGGGCTGGACTTTTGCCGTTCGGCGCCCTATCGAATTGTAGTAGCAATTCTCATCGAGAGTAACAAAGCCAGCATAAAATTATTGGAAAAGTTCGACTTTGTTGAAGGAGGACGAATTCCTGATGCCATTCACTATCAAGGGCAATACCAAGACCATCTCTATTTGTATAAAAAACTCAACCCTGCCACCCAATAA
- a CDS encoding Fur family transcriptional regulator, which yields MAHPAKEETIDLVKEIFSSYLKEHNQRQTPERFMVLKEIYQADGHFDADDIFFNMKDGGTRVSRATVYNTLDLLVECGLVQRHQFGKNQYYYERAYAYQQHDHIICKECGAVMEFCDPRIQEIKTMMEKMHDFNISGHSLHFFGACNDIENCSRKEEIKNKKGSSVK from the coding sequence ATGGCGCATCCAGCAAAAGAAGAAACAATTGATCTAGTTAAAGAGATATTCAGCTCGTATCTCAAAGAACATAACCAACGACAAACGCCCGAGCGTTTTATGGTTCTTAAAGAGATCTATCAGGCTGACGGCCATTTCGATGCCGATGATATCTTTTTTAATATGAAAGACGGTGGCACTCGTGTATCTCGAGCTACTGTTTATAATACATTAGATCTGCTGGTTGAGTGTGGTTTGGTTCAACGCCATCAGTTTGGTAAAAATCAGTATTACTATGAACGAGCCTACGCGTACCAACAGCACGACCATATCATCTGTAAAGAATGTGGCGCTGTTATGGAATTTTGTGACCCCCGTATCCAAGAGATCAAGACGATGATGGAGAAGATGCACGACTTCAATATATCGGGGCACTCACTACACTTTTTTGGTGCTTGCAATGACATTGAAAATTGTAGCCGCAAAGAAGAAATCAAAAACAAAAAAGGATCAAGCGTCAAATAG
- a CDS encoding phosphoglycerate kinase, producing the protein MDKMTLKDVDIEGQKVLMRVDFNVPIEDGQIGDDNRIVQALPSIEYVIEQGGKLILMSHLGRPGGEVDKSLSLKPVAEHLQTLVDTEVYFAESCIGDKAISVINEVTDGEIVLLENVRFHPGEKGNDENFCKKLADHGDLFCNDAFGSSHRAHSSVAGVTRYLQPAVSGFLLEKEIKYLSGSINNPDRPFVAILGGAKVSDKIGVIENLLDKVDTIIVGGGMTYTFYKAKDLPIGNSLVEDDKVELAGNLIEKAKEKGVKFVLPMDSVIADEFKNDAEHKVVGMNGIEEGWMAVDIGPQSAISFGNIIRNAQTVVWNGPMGVFEMENFADGTNAVAESLAEATEIGATTIIGGGDSAAAIKQAGLEDKVSHVSTGGGASLMFLEGKDLPGVVALTDK; encoded by the coding sequence ATGGATAAGATGACGCTTAAGGATGTAGATATCGAAGGCCAAAAGGTATTAATGCGCGTGGATTTTAATGTGCCTATAGAGGATGGACAGATTGGAGATGATAATCGTATTGTGCAAGCCTTACCCTCTATTGAGTATGTCATAGAACAAGGAGGGAAGCTTATCCTTATGAGTCACTTGGGGCGGCCCGGGGGCGAGGTTGATAAATCATTAAGCCTCAAACCGGTAGCCGAACATCTGCAAACATTGGTGGATACTGAAGTGTATTTTGCTGAAAGTTGTATCGGAGATAAAGCAATTTCAGTTATTAATGAAGTCACTGATGGAGAAATAGTATTGCTAGAGAATGTGCGTTTCCATCCCGGAGAAAAAGGGAATGACGAAAACTTCTGTAAGAAATTGGCAGATCATGGAGACCTATTCTGTAATGATGCATTCGGTAGCAGTCATCGGGCTCACTCTTCGGTAGCAGGGGTTACACGTTATCTACAGCCTGCGGTATCAGGTTTTTTGCTTGAAAAAGAGATTAAGTATCTAAGTGGTTCTATCAACAATCCGGACCGTCCCTTTGTGGCTATTCTAGGTGGAGCTAAAGTCTCAGATAAGATAGGGGTCATTGAGAATCTTCTTGATAAAGTGGATACTATTATTGTTGGGGGCGGTATGACCTATACCTTTTATAAGGCAAAAGATCTTCCTATCGGTAATTCACTGGTTGAAGATGATAAGGTAGAGTTGGCTGGTAACCTTATAGAAAAAGCCAAAGAAAAAGGAGTGAAGTTTGTGTTGCCGATGGATTCTGTGATTGCAGATGAGTTTAAAAATGATGCTGAACATAAAGTTGTGGGTATGAATGGTATCGAAGAAGGTTGGATGGCCGTTGATATTGGACCGCAGTCAGCTATTTCATTTGGTAATATTATCAGGAATGCTCAAACGGTGGTATGGAATGGGCCGATGGGCGTATTTGAGATGGAAAACTTTGCGGATGGCACCAACGCTGTAGCAGAATCACTGGCCGAAGCAACAGAGATTGGAGCAACTACAATTATTGGTGGAGGTGACTCTGCTGCTGCCATTAAGCAAGCCGGTCTGGAAGATAAAGTATCCCACGTTTCAACGGGAGGTGGAGCCAGCCTGATGTTTCTGGAAGGTAAAGATCTGCCGGGTGTTGTAGCGCTAACTGATAAATAA